The window ATCGCCGAACAAGAAAGACAAGGTCGTCCAGTCAAAGGACACCAAGAAAGAGCTACGTAAAGAGAAGACCGTGAAGCCAGCTGACGCGCCCGACGCCAAGCTGCCCGACAAGGTCCTCTACGACAAAGCCATCGACGCGACCAAGCGCGGACACTATGACGTCGCCCGCCTCGACCTTCAGACCCTCCTCAATACCTATCCCGACTCGCAGTATCAGATGAAAGCCAAGCTCGCCATCGGCGACAGCTGGTACAAGGAGGGCGGCACCGCAGCCCTCACTCAAGCCGAGAGCGAGTACAAGGACTTCATCACCTTCTTCCCCAACGCCCCCGAGGCCGCCGAAGCACAGATGCGCGTCGGCGACATCTACTTCCGCCAGATGGACAAGCCCGACCGCGACTACGCCAAGGCCGTTCACGCCGAAGAAGAGTACCGCCTCATGCTCCAGCAGTTCCCCGAGTCCACACTCGTCCCACAGGCCAAGCAGCGCCTTCGCGAGGTCCAGGAGGTCATGGCCACACGCGAAGCCTCGATCGCCGCCTTCTACGGCACACATAACAACTACCCCGCCACCATCGCCCGCTACCAGACCGTCGTCGACACCTATCCGCAGTACAGCCACATGGACGACGTACTGGTCGGCCTCGGCGACGCATACGAGTCCGAAGCGCGCTTCGTCCGCACCATGAAGCTCCCCGAAGCCGGCAAAGCAAGACTCGAAAAGATCTACGATGACCAGGCCGCAGCCGCCTACACCAAGGTTGTCCTCGAGCACTCCGCGTCGCCCCACGTCGAGGATGCACGCGACCGGCTCGAGGCCATGGGCCTGCCCATCCCCACACCCACTCCAGAGCAGGTTGCCGCCAGCGTCGCGCTTGAGAACAGCCGCCGCCAGTATCGGCTTCAGGATCGAGCCCGTCTCCTGGTCCTCCATCAACCGGACGTAGTCATGGCCGCCCGCGACGGTGAACCGACCCTCGCCGACCCCACTCCGACCATCGCGCCACACATCACAACCAAGATCCTGGCGGACTTCAACAGCGCAATGAATCCCAATGCCCCTGCCGCCAATCCCGCTGCCCTCAACCCGCAACCGGCAGCAGAGAACGCGGCAGCCCCGGCTACAGAGACTCCTGCAGCCGCACCACCGGCCGCGCCGCTTCAATTCCAGGACGTTCCTGCCGCAGACGCCAACAACCCCGGCGCATCGGCCGCAACCTCCAGCGTAACCAACACCACCCCCGCCGCTCAGCCAGCCACCGGAAATAACGTCGGGGTTGAGATCCTCACACCCGGTGTAACAGTAGGCCCCGCAGCAACGCCGGCCGCAGCAACACCCACCGCGACACCCGCGCAATCAACTGCCGCTCCAGTCCCCGATAACGGCGGCCTGAAAGCAGTTGGCCCACCAAGCAACACGTCCTCTCTGCCCCCTGTCGAGAAAGCCGACAAGGCTCCCGATGCCGTCAACGACATCCAGCCTGGAACCCAGGCAGCCGCACAGACTGGCAACGCCAACGGCAAGAACGGCAAACCGGCCTTCGACAAGAGCGAAGAGTCCGACAGCAAGCACAAGAAGAAGAAGGGCCTGGCCAAGCTGAACCCCTTCTAACGCCTGCTCGAATCTCAAAACAAAAAGAGGATGCAGCTACAAGCTGCATCCTCTTTTCTTGCTCGGTTTTTCTTGCTCGATGGAACAGCGTGCAGTCAGGAAAATCGTCAGAGAGATTGATTCACGGCGACGCGGCGGCGACCGCGTGGCGCAAATAAAAGGGCTGAGAGAAGAATCAGGGCAAGCACTCCCGCAAAAGCCGCAAGCAGCGGGCTCAACGAGACACGCGGGTGCGTCTCCTGTCCATGCGCTACCGGAACGTGCGAGAGGTGCCCCCCTACCACATACGCACTTCCCGAGAGCGACTCGTCCGTCTCGTAGACCGCGTTGCCGCCCAACACGACGGTATCGCCGCCAACTCGAGCCTGCGAATCCACAACGGCGTTGCCTCCAATGACCGTGGCGCCGCCTTCCACGCGGCCACTCAGGTTCAGGCTGCCGAACAGCACAAACACATGTCCCGTCAGATCGCCTTCCACCTGTACCGAACAAAAGACGCAGGTCGCGTTATGCACCTGCTGCCCCGATGCGACATAAATATCTTCACCAAAATAAGTTCGGTTGCCCGGCGACTGGCCTAGCGCGGCCGAGGCGAGCACAAACATAAAAAATAAGCTGCGGAACGCGTGG is drawn from Edaphobacter lichenicola and contains these coding sequences:
- a CDS encoding outer membrane protein assembly factor BamD, with the translated sequence MNQRSFFPSVRASVLAGVAIASLLIGSISASAQVTGSTQATTDANGQTQQNVTLSASPNKKDKVVQSKDTKKELRKEKTVKPADAPDAKLPDKVLYDKAIDATKRGHYDVARLDLQTLLNTYPDSQYQMKAKLAIGDSWYKEGGTAALTQAESEYKDFITFFPNAPEAAEAQMRVGDIYFRQMDKPDRDYAKAVHAEEEYRLMLQQFPESTLVPQAKQRLREVQEVMATREASIAAFYGTHNNYPATIARYQTVVDTYPQYSHMDDVLVGLGDAYESEARFVRTMKLPEAGKARLEKIYDDQAAAAYTKVVLEHSASPHVEDARDRLEAMGLPIPTPTPEQVAASVALENSRRQYRLQDRARLLVLHQPDVVMAARDGEPTLADPTPTIAPHITTKILADFNSAMNPNAPAANPAALNPQPAAENAAAPATETPAAAPPAAPLQFQDVPAADANNPGASAATSSVTNTTPAAQPATGNNVGVEILTPGVTVGPAATPAAATPTATPAQSTAAPVPDNGGLKAVGPPSNTSSLPPVEKADKAPDAVNDIQPGTQAAAQTGNANGKNGKPAFDKSEESDSKHKKKKGLAKLNPF